GTAAAACGTATTCCGATTACCGTTCGGACAAGTTGCTTCGTTCAGCCGTTGAGCGGCAGCTCATTATCATCGGCGAAGCATTGAACAGGCTTTCAAAGGTTGCACCTGATACAGCCACCCGAATTAACAGCTATCGCAAGATCATCGGCTTCCGAAATATGGCTGTTCATGGATACGATATCGTGGAGGATGAGACGGTATGGGGGATCGTGGAATCCCATTTGCCCGCTCTTAACCGGGAGTTGGATA
Above is a genomic segment from Nitrospinota bacterium containing:
- a CDS encoding DUF86 domain-containing protein, which codes for MPYDPEKYLYDALEASRTILGFVKGKTYSDYRSDKLLRSAVERQLIIIGEALNRLSKVAPDTATRINSYRKIIGFRNMAVHGYDIVEDETVWGIVESHLPALNRELDIFLNETRK